AAGAGAATTATAGAAGAGTTCGTTTAATTCACTTTTAGAAATAGCAAACCCTTTATCTTTTTTAGCCCTCGTAGGTTTATTGAAAGCTAGCGGGCCAGTGTGAATGAGCCGCGGTGCAGGTGCGAGTGATTCACGCGAGGCGAGAAAATCCCTGGCACGGTTCTCTCCCTCTATATATTCTCTCAGCGGTGGTTAGCCTTGAACTCGAAGAGCAAAAGCGACGCCCGCTGCCGGTGCTCTACATCAAGCGCCGTCGTTGTCGCCCATAATATAAAAGGGCTTTGCAAAGAACCACGCTCTCTCTGATGTCCTCGTTTCCTCTTTGTCTTTCAAACTACTCTTTACTCTATTTTACTCAAACCTAGATTATCATTACTTTATTCAACATAATCTCTTACGCTCATCACACTCAggtataaaattacatttaaataaatattactgttgatcataattttaaaaaatacttaattgcaattttttgctgggaaaatttaaatttataattacaagtTTCGGTCTCACAGACAAATCAAGTATATTTAACAATTCTGCACACGATTATCTCATTACCTAGcgactaaataaatttttttattaaccacAACACAGCatacatatagatatatacatTATTATCATGTTCCGTTTTATCCGTCTTCAAGGACAGTTTAGGTTGACTCACCGGACGTCCCACGCGACGTAGAAAACATCCTAATTGTCTGCACTTGACTAAAATGcatctctttttttttctctaatatttaaaccattaaaaaaattcaacaaaaaaaaactaaatttatggTCTACAATCAGGTTCtccaaaacaaattttttgcttAGTAACCCCATTTAACCCCTAAATTACCGTGCAAGGGAATGCGTATCGGTCAAGGTCTTCTGtaactcaaataaataataaaagggTGTGACCTAAAGTTCATTCTCGGTACCCTAATCGTAAGCACAATAGAGAAGGCAGGCAACCAGggcaaatataaaaatataaatttctggttgtaacaataaaataatataaaatgtaaGCAGAGAACCGGAGTAGaattgtgaagaaaaagtgTACTTACGGGTGCGATTATATCATCATGGACCCCCTGTAGAAtccaatcaataaatattacaatggAAGCCGCGACGTGCTTAGAGTGGGGAACATAGAGGATAGGAGTAAGAAGAACAAGCAAAGGAAAAAGTAAAGAAAGGAGGATGTATCTAGCTAGCGTCTAAGACACCGTGCCGTTACCGTTGGCAGTTCACCACCCCTATTTCATCTTTCTCTGTTTAGTTTCTCTATAGCATAGCATACCATACCGGCAGTATAGGTTTTGCCCTTCTTTCCATCTGTCCCAGCAATCCCACCTACTACTCCTGTCCTGTGTACACTGTAGCGAACATAGTTGTGCTTCTCTGACTCCGAGTCAACGTCGCAACCTCCACTGTACGGTACAGCTACTATCTCAACTCCTTTTCCTTTtccttttccttcttttttCCTCCGAGCTTTATTCATCCTTTTCGGTTTATTTTCCCGAGCTTTTCGTCCTTGTTCTGGCCGACTGCGGGCGGCAGGGCACCAGAGAGCCGGGAACTTTCTCTTTACTTGCTCGCCGCGCCGGTTGTATTTTACTTTTCTTCTAGTAGCGAATTAAAACCGCGTTCATGCGCAGCCCGCGGAACGGcgtaatgattttttgaggGGCGAATCGAGTGGGGTCACGATGTAGCTGGAGCTTGTTGCCTGAGAGAAGGGAGAGTCTATGGAATAGAACCGAAAGAATGAAATAGAAAGAGAGTTTAAGAGTAATAGGGTGCCAGGAGGAAGCGAGAAAGATTAAAGGGTTGGAAGGCTTAGAAACGAGAGGAAAAAAGAGGGATGGAAATATACAGAAAGTTATAATCGCAAGCGGTCCTGCTCTTCTATACAAAGTAAGAGTACTGAGTGTAGGGCCACTGCCAGATAGAAATGAGAAGAGTTTCGCAGCAAGAGACGAGGGATAGGAGACGGAAGACGGAAAATGAGAGACGAGAAAGAAGAGAATAAAAGAAGAAACTACTGGTGCTTATACTCCTACAGTTTagttgtatgtatgtatatatgaatgtATGTAACCTTTACTTACTAAAAGGAGAGGTGCAGAGAGACTGATTCGTCTCATTAGATCGTATTCTGTGttggtaaaaatttatatggatACGTTTTTCCGCGAATATAAAGAGggacgaaatttttttttcagcctcCAAGTCAAGTGTGCTCTTTTATATGTGTACTGCATATACTCACTTACGCCTTTACTCGGTTTGTGAGTTTGCGAGAATCCCAGCTAAAGTAGATGAACAAGTAAATGTAGATAAGTTTTGTCTGAGTGAGATAACCAGTATGAAATTAAAGCTCGAGCAACAAAGACCCAGCAAAGCGGTTGGGTAAAGACTGAAGACTGAAAAATGAGAATAAAGAAAGAACGGAAGAAAGATGACGTAGACATTTAAATCTCGACGTATTCAAGAAGAATAAAATGCTTTTAACGTCGCTCTTTGCTTACATCTTTACTTGATGCTCCCAATTGCACTGTACCCGCGAATACGATGTACGGTAAGAAAAACAGCTCCTCCTTGAGTCTTCAGTGCAACATCATGTTATATTATATTCGTCTTTGGGATCATTTAAATGATGACtacatttttaattgcaaGTCGTTAGCTTTGCCATTTTTATCTCAATTGTGAGCAGAGGTTTTAAATCTCCTTCCCGGGCGATACAACGACCATCCAAGAGTTTCTGTACTTTGTTGTGTTAGAGTGCACCAGAGACAGAGAGTAGAGACAAGTTGAGCTGAAACATAAAAAAGAGTCGAATACTACCACCACACGTTACACCTCCTCCCCTCCACGTTACACCCAGTCTAGCCTCTCAGCCATCGAGACTCTTGTTCTATCTTTCTCGGGTAATATATCTGGTGTGCGCAGTTATTATATTCTTTCTCCGATGCATAGTCTGTAGTTCTTAGTAtcatacatatacatacatacatatatacacacatatGTGTATAGTAAAGCGGTATTCCGTGAGTTTGGCCCCCTCGTGCTCTGTCCTTGTCTTCAGCGTTTGCTCGCTCACTTAGCGTGCTACTCTCTCGGGGTCTACTTGAGTCTCGACTCGTATCGGGCGTAGTGTGTAGCATTATTCTTACACTAATATAGCGGCGTAGATACTCTATATAATACTATACTACTCTCACTACACTCGAAAAAAACTTTCTATCTCTCGTTTAGCTCACTTACTTTCTCTCTCTGCGTACGCACTATTTTTTAGTCCGTACTTATTACGACAGATGTCTCATGCGCCGATAAAGAATAACGCCACACCGTGGACCTGGAGCCGTAGTTACCGGTGTTAGTAGTACTCGTCCTAACTCGGTTCACCAGCTCTCGCAACGTAACGCCGTGCTGCTGCTCCTGCTCTTCTCTTGTCCAAACTAGTAGTACCTACATctacatatacatacatattcgTTCAGGAGAACCTTtacctcttttttttttctttatttgttatcattttatttttatttacactaaccATTGTCGTCTACAATCTACGTTAAGATatacacattttttttcgagGTATCGAGATTCCTTTTTTTCGTACCACTACCCAGAAAAACAGCTGCTCAGCTATTCGTAAATCTcgtatagtttttttttttcgacctCGACTTTATCCAAACTATCCTATCCAGTCTTAGTCTGTCTGACGACACCAAACGACACCCTCGCAATTTAAAACGCCCGAGGCTCGCAAATCGCAATATTAGTCTCTTAGTTAATCCCGCTTTGTTGGGCTACATTAGCTCTTtgcttaataaaattaaattcacttgcatttgcaataattataattcaaagGACTTTAACTGAGAGGGTATAAGTGACTAAATTATATCTTTTTCAAGTACATACAATATCTGTTTTTAAAACAGgtgctaatttttttcacttattctCTCTCAGTTTTAATactataaattgaaattataattacttattacAACTTGTGGTCTACGGGCTTTATTTTTACTCTCGGGTGATTAGAATTTCAACAGACCGCCGgggaatattaatttaatacacgTATCACTtggaacaaaacaaaatagcatagataaaaaataattaacttaaacGTAAGGCGATTTGGAGGTTAGAGACAGTCATCTAACACAAGTAGTAATCGCgatgagataaaaaaaaatgagagcGATTAATGCAAACTAGACTCGCGATTACGCGCAAATCCGTCAGGTGCTTgaggtcaaaaaaaaaaaatatatgtatgtaaTTGTGCgttagtaataaataaaataatatcatacatacttacatacatttatataaaaaatatacaacccacagtatttttattctgtatcTTATCTTCGTCATTCATTCGATTTCTTGGCTCGTATCATATTAACCgcgtgttttatttttttactcattacCATTACactagattattatttttaaaaaaatattattcaatataatATTGTTGTCTTTGTTAAAatgttttagttaaaaaaatagttcgttttaatttttaaaatctttaaaattgattgTCATAATCTGGTTAATTCTTTAAATGttgaacattaaaatttttctgtactGTGTAAGTAGTATTTTATAAAGTGCGGTTGTATTGGATTCACTCGCGATATTTCGTGGTCTTTCGGGCGCTTTCGTGGGGATCCTCGATGCTCAGCTATAAGCGGGAAGGTCGTCGTCGACGTAGACGTCGCCGTAGTTTCGGCTGTGTGACGTTTAGTTTCGGGGGTTAGTTCTGCCGGTGTGACTGATGTGAGACATGGGTGGTTGTGCGAGCAGGATACAAACTGTTGGTCGGCCACGCGGTTTACTCATTATTACTCTTACTACTCGTCTCGCGGTGTCCACATCTACTAGTTAACCATTAATACTTACGCgcatttaattaatactacgctgaataatattaatagtattCTTCAtcgattcatttatttatttatttgataattatttttttttaataataaaatatattaaaataaaataaaaagacgtGAAAAGTATGAAATAGCACACTTTGTCGTTTTAAAACTCGActgtgaattttaattttatgcattGGCGCGAAAACGATTTATCGcgtattcaaattaaatttattttagttttatttacagttgtgtgtaattttatttaaataataaaaataaaataaagtgaatTTTTGACCATACCAAATAACGATCTCTTTTTGTTTGAATTAGCGctgttaaaaaatagaaaaaaaactaaaaaaaaaacccggaGCTGTGAAGTGTACTCAATTGATTAATGTTTAAATAAGAGACAGTCGAGCGACTATATCACTTACATGTAAAGGttacatattattaattgtgtGATAATGATTAGTGATAGATCTATGTAACGAggatgcatttttttttattgttaataactgTAATTATTATCGAATTCAATATTGAATTGTCAAGACGTTAATATAAGAATAAGTTTTgccaaaagttatttattaatattcattctGTATGCAGTGAAAGTGCCTTCGTAGTTATTTTACAAACTGCACAAGTATTTGAGGTATTGTATTTTTTGTCTTCAAGCATTCTAAGATTTTTATATCGcttcaattaaaaacttttaagtaACTTATGTACAGACTAAAGGcgcaattaaatttattttaaacaaaataacttTATTCACAGTCGCTAAGTTTTATGaatgaagatatttttttttctttaatattttaataaaaaataatactaaagttagccgacattttcaattttttaattattttttatttattaaataaaaactaaaaaatatttttaaaaaattgcactggtattttttcaagttttttacaagtaaaattttttattttcttctctttgtaataatttttcaataaaaaaatttctgaaagtttttagatgtcggctaacttaattttcattgataaaaagttcattgtcatttttaataatgattatgttatttatttgtttttgaggatttacttttaaagaaataataatgtgCGTGTAAATTTCCATGTTGGATGTGCAAATTTATGAATAAGGACGATGTATGCGAGCATATAAATGTATACGACATCTAAATTCGCGACTAAAGGTTCAGCCagtgaatttatattttcagatttttttttatcatttcgcCGAGATAATAGTTATCAgtagacattttgtacttgcAGTTCTATAAGTAACCAGCCATTTAATCGTATTTTCTGGCTCGGCGCCAGAATGACgacccaatttttttttctactataGGAAAAAATACacgtttaataaaataatttttgaaattatttatacataaatttttccgGGCCCAATCTTTAAATTCATTCTAAAACTCAAGTACATACTTAGAGCCGACAAtaacttttgtaatttttatttttaacaataaaaatttctgacTGTTTTAGGTGAACAAAAATAACGATGGTAGATACGCAACATTTTTGCCTGCGATGGAATAATTACCAGAGCAGTATAACGTCGGCGTTTGAAAATTTACGCGACGATGAGGACTTTGTAGACGTCACATTGGCCTGCGATGGCAAGAGTCTCAAAGCTCATCGCGTTGTGCTCTCAGCATGCAGCCCTTACTTCCGTGAATTGCTCAAGGTTTGTAATTTGGAATTATATTATacaacaaaaattaacttattaatcTGTAACTCAATAATCGATCTCCTATCTTCTGTACTGtcaatcaatcaattaattagttcattctttaattaattaattaaatatatcgaatctatatgtatgtgtgtttATTCACTTGTATAACAGAGTACACCGTGCAAACATCCGGTGATAGTACTTCAGGACGTGGCATTTAGTGATTTACACGCATTAGTTGAGTTCATTTATCACGGGGAAGTTAATGTACATCAGCGATCTCTCAGTAGTTTCCTCAAGACTGCTGAGGTTTTGAGGGTGTCGGGTCTTACACAACAAGCCGATTCAACTGAACGAGATGAGGTAACTAATGTACACACTCACACTATCATATATGTTGCTGCTTACTTAAACTTGATTCATTTAATTGCGAGTTTAACTTGTTCTTTTTATTGTACTTCCCTTAAATTCCGAAtaatagatgttttttttccattaattttttttttactttaaaattgataaattttaataatatgtgtctaataattatcaatattaagtGATTAGCTTAAATTATATTTGGTAAAAGTATGTTATCTTGATCCTGCCCCCTTTAATCGCTAAAATTCTCGAGATTGTCATAGGTCAAGCAGaaagtgataaaaataattaaatttggtttatttttcaatataatgcaatttttttatacaaaaataaaataacaaataaaaatttattagtagagtaaaaaaaaaattcatttgggATATTATTTTGACTGTTTGTTCTGTTAAATCCAGTTATCACAAGTGCGTGCATTAGCAGCACGCACAAATCATGTACCACCCCATGATAAGTTGTCGGACGAGGGTTTCCCACGTGGTGGTTCTCCACCAACTCCACACACCCCGACACCAACAACAGTACAGCAGTTGTTGCGACGCGCACAAATACGTAGGAACGAGAGGCGTACACCTGATGAGCATGATGACTCTATAAAGCGTTCCCGAGTACCTTCACCACCGCTCAACAACAACGACGCGACGCCCACGGATTTTTCAATGGTAAAGAACCATTTGTCAGCGAAAGTCGAGGGCAATGGTTTGCATGACGAAAACAGCCGCATAGAGGACAACATTAAGTGCGAGCCCCTGGAATTGACCGGAGGAAACGGCGGTACCGGTGGCCACAACGAGGACTCTTCAGACTCCGGAGCCGCGGCCTCTGACCGGCCACCAGCTTCTGCGAGTAGTAATGAACATGACCACGAACCGGAACATCCTTCAACGCCAAACTATTTACCCGATAGCAAATTGTTCACATCTACGCCTGGAagttttaatttcagtatggCTGCTCTTACTACCGATCACAATCCGCTATCAGGTGagtttattttactttttagtatCTTTTATTTTGGCCTTTACGCACAGACcaatttatgattttattttttttttgtttgttattttttgagttaCTAATatgatggaaaaaatttttttattatttttaatgcgagaaaaaattttttactttagagttattattttttatttttagtacaattgcacggaaaaaagtaaactgtaataaataacagtcgatttataacaagtaatgatcaactgctaaaaatgatcattttatataaacagtaaaatcgtgattttactatttactttataatatttaccatttaaacgttacaattgactctttacatggaagaaaatactatttcaaacagtaatattcgctatgtaaatgtctaaaatgtttaagtataataattaagaattcagactttgatatttatcatttcgtacctaaaaaatgatcttatgatatgtaaaaagtataaaataaagttagttaatttctaatacaagcaacgtcaatatttataaagtaaaatggtaaattttaaacgcaacgctaaaaatcaaactgtaattattgacttgcttggattggtaaaatgtatattttaaaagtataatttttactgtttcaaatgttaaattctcccagagtgagacccccttctctttcatctgagttccccttctcctcataatatggactatatattgaaatggcaatttttactgtttgaaactgtaattttttaagatgaaagcgtcgttatttactatagtgacagctactaatcacttattttggatattaaattataaattgtggcttttatactttctacattaagttctgtaatatttatatttttgccaccccgatgtccgctttactgtttgaaactataaaaattaaccggaatccgagtgaatattacagtttaattttttccttgATAGTCTTGagagttaaaataaataaattagattcTAAACAACTCGAGTAGTATCACATTGCAACTGACGAGgacgtagaaaaaaaaaagcattgaCAAAATAACTAAACAGTGTCGCTTTGATAAATAACGTCGTAAACCAGTATAGTAATACAATAAAGCCATTCTTTATTCTAacgagtatttttttaagtaagcGGATAttcttaatataatataatagtcGGACTCGCGTTCCTCCAAAAGTTCCACTAGCCATTGATAAAAActcgtaaataattaaaaaataaataaataacgactgaaagaagaaaaaaaaaaattatcatctatTATATTAGTGTCTCCagataaaaattgaatcattTGACACGACTGACGTATGTGttagtataattattatttaaaataaaataaagtttaattgTGATTGCGAAATTGCGTACAGGCCCCTGTTTAAAAATCTAAGCAAGAGTCAAGGTCTCTACGTTTAACGACAGTTAAATTTTCAGGGTTAAGCCATGGATTACAGACGCCGGATTTAGCTGGGACTTCACAAGGTAAGAACCACCtatttaattatcttatttCATTGCCCTATAAAATCACAAGAATATTATTTAGCAAGGGTGTagcgaaaaaatatatactattTTAGTATTACTTTTCCTCCTCGTTATTACGTGTGTCACATCGAGGTTACGACGGTTAACAAAAACGTTTATTGTTACATAAATgatataaatgaattaaaagtatacaaaaatatcAGTATCAATAtcagtataaatataaatatcagaTATATACGTACAAGTATATcaagcaataaaaaaagttagttgcattcttttgattttttccaaGGGCACTCCTCGCTacactatttttaataaattaaagtataaataaataaaaattattttactctcTTAATTGATATCCACTGTACTGCACGACAGGTTAgattaaagtaataattattcagtataattaaatagtaaattcACCTgtcgttattaattattgtttaatgGTTCGGTCTGATGGTCACTACGACTTGTGCAGTTatatcaaactaaaaaataaattatttttttatatatatatatatattatatgaaaacaaattttttttataaaaacgactacaaaatttttttttaaattattaatttaattattatatttttaataattggtTGCGGTGAATAAAGCACTACTGTCTgcttgtaaaattaaattttctcttAATTGGCATGCGTTTCCAAATCAATCATCGATATCATCATTTTTCTATTCTTGTATatgaatattatttcattaacaaGTATCATGACATcgcatttcattaaaattcattattatagtacaaaaatttattacaaaattaatcattttattattacttattattatcattgtgattatatgattataaattaacttggTGGTGACGTGACGACATatcactattaataaatatataaaataacaataattacttataaatatttcggCTTATCAAAATCAcagtgaaattaaattttttatctcacgagtgttaattaaaaatgagtgAAATTTAAAATCGTGATCAAGGtcgttaaacaaaaaaaaaattgaataaatatttatctagacccagaaaaaaaaattaatctaaacgtacttgataaaaaatttttaaatttaataaaattaagtaatataACGAAACAAGacaattcataaataataaccaAATCCACAAAATATGTAAGCTATTGGAAAAATCTTATCGGGTGTTGCGAATACAAACCCCAAATCGACATTGAACCACCAAGTTCGCGTTATCATACCAATTGGCGTTAATTGACCAAGAAATGAACAAATGAATGAAGAGTTTGGCATCACTGTACAATATATTGACCGTTATGAACGTCACCTCTATGACACATGACCGTTAAagagaaagaaagaaagaaagaaagaaagaaagaaggaaaaaaaagaaagaaagaaagaacaAATTGAAAACATGAATCcagtaaaagtatttttataaataaaaattcatataatactaaaaaaaaacgtgtAGCTAAACGGTAGGCTGACATTCCATACTCATTGACATCAAACATATccaacattattattattaatattataataattaaaatcgtcgcttttaaaaaaaacaaaacagttattattttatttgctattaattattaattatataaaatatactattAGTAATTAATAGCACAATAGTTATGACAGTGACTTTTAATCAATCGTATCGTGTATTCGTACTGTACATTCACACTATGTCAGTTTTGTATAAATGTTTGTAGTCATTACTGTTTAATTTACCGAAGGTGATAGATTTAAATGCTTTCGCGCAATTGGTAAGTCAGGGCCGTTTAATCGCATTTAACTAGTCAAttcacacatatatatatatatatatatatatatatatatatatatatatatatatatatatatatatatatatatatatatgtatatatattttatacatattattattattattataattaaaatttatttattgaaacgtTAGGAATTTAATGGCTacgctttttattatttagttatttataaatgttaaattaaatatataaaaataagtcttaagtctttattatttattatgattacgATAAAACCGCcgggaatatttttttattataagcgTAAAAAGGATGTGATAGGTCTTAGTTATCAACaatgttgttatttttttatttttcacctaCTCaagtgatttattattataacttgATCTGTTAAAAAATGCTAATGGGTATTACcctaaatctttattttatggCGTGTACTGTGTCTACGCaaaacactaatttttttttaaataattattattaacaaaaatattattattattattgttattattattgtttcttAACTtggataatatttattatcacaaCTAAGATAACGAAGATCGTAAAAAGGATAAGATTAAATGCGTGAAATAACTCCTTTATAAAAAGTTtcctttttaaatttttactaattttattgcTATTGTGGctatctttttattattattattattgttgttatgaTTATCATTACTATAAATAGAAGGCTGAGTCTGGATGATGAAACTGAATTCGAGcgtttgattaattatttagagaATTTAGTGGTTAATTTATGGCCGTTTATTGTGGGATATGAGTGTCTCGCGTAACTTGAGTGATAATTTAGGCGAGATAACGACAAGTCTGTTGGTGAAATGGTATAATCACGAGATGACACCGTGCATACTCTCTTTATTCTGTTTACATAATAACGCCATTTCTTAATGCGATTTTACGACCAAGGTTTTTAGATCACTTTTTGCTGATATACATTTACTaaatgataaagaaaaaaatttattcttttaatctatttaagaacaaataataataataattatttattattattattatttttattaaaataataatttaaagtaaaaaaaaatttttttaccgagtaaagaataaatttttctatgaaGTTAAGAAAGttgagataattttattaataaaacgaagtaa
This genomic interval from Cotesia glomerata isolate CgM1 linkage group LG1, MPM_Cglom_v2.3, whole genome shotgun sequence contains the following:
- the LOC123264978 gene encoding broad-complex core protein isoforms 1/2/3/4/5 isoform X1 — encoded protein: MVDTQHFCLRWNNYQSSITSAFENLRDDEDFVDVTLACDGKSLKAHRVVLSACSPYFRELLKSTPCKHPVIVLQDVAFSDLHALVEFIYHGEVNVHQRSLSSFLKTAEVLRVSGLTQQADSTERDELSQVRALAARTNHVPPHDKLSDEGFPRGGSPPTPHTPTPTTVQQLLRRAQIRRNERRTPDEHDDSIKRSRVPSPPLNNNDATPTDFSMVKNHLSAKVEGNGLHDENSRIEDNIKCEPLELTGGNGGTGGHNEDSSDSGAAASDRPPASASSNEHDHEPEHPSTPNYLPDSKLFTSTPGSFNFSMAALTTDHNPLSVKFSGLSHGLQTPDLAGTSQDREVTGEDGGWQSATATCESQGDDDDRDNNDDDDEMKPASRAPVSTYRGVQTATELPIIELLDDIDAQMAFKTESVSPKIRHETQTLVNSPSYLLDKIDNNLAHKDSSCSSPLSAVINPCHFHQDYAFNIDSIPCETLMEEGSVSSPKLKDFSAMMTGSRKSDNEMKISHRAGTSSGIAPSGSGSTSAGAYCTFCRKMFSRTWSLQRHLADTHFYVPQSLTCDQCGRNYKSRNSLISHKSQYHARKERETTY
- the LOC123264978 gene encoding broad-complex core protein isoforms 1/2/3/4/5 isoform X3, whose protein sequence is MVDTQHFCLRWNNYQSSITSAFENLRDDEDFVDVTLACDGKSLKAHRVVLSACSPYFRELLKSTPCKHPVIVLQDVAFSDLHALVEFIYHGEVNVHQRSLSSFLKTAEVLRVSGLTQQADSTERDELSQVRALAARTNHVPPHDKLSDEGFPRGGSPPTPHTPTPTTVQQLLRRAQIRRNERRTPDEHDDSIKRSRVPSPPLNNNDATPTDFSMVKNHLSAKVEGNGLHDENSRIEDNIKCEPLELTGGNGGTGGHNEDSSDSGAAASDRPPASASSNEHDHEPEHPSTPNYLPDSKLFTSTPGSFNFSMAALTTDHNPLSVKFSGLSHGLQTPDLAGTSQGLLAGSSATDEFRCEPCNKNLTSLTRLKRHIQNVHTRPSKEPICNICKRVYSSLNSLRNHKSIYHRQHGKIEQQRKDEEHQHQQQQLQLQQQREREIQEKSYSHQQPQHQHSRMG
- the LOC123264978 gene encoding broad-complex core protein isoforms 1/2/3/4/5 isoform X2, which codes for MVDTQHFCLRWNNYQSSITSAFENLRDDEDFVDVTLACDGKSLKAHRVVLSACSPYFRELLKSTPCKHPVIVLQDVAFSDLHALVEFIYHGEVNVHQRSLSSFLKTAEVLRVSGLTQQADSTERDELSQVRALAARTNHVPPHDKLSDEGFPRGGSPPTPHTPTPTTVQQLLRRAQIRRNERRTPDEHDDSIKRSRVPSPPLNNNDATPTDFSMVKNHLSAKVEGNGLHDENSRIEDNIKCEPLELTGGNGGTGGHNEDSSDSGAAASDRPPASASSNEHDHEPEHPSTPNYLPDSKLFTSTPGSFNFSMAALTTDHNPLSGLSHGLQTPDLAGTSQDREVTGEDGGWQSATATCESQGDDDDRDNNDDDDEMKPASRAPVSTYRGVQTATELPIIELLDDIDAQMAFKTESVSPKIRHETQTLVNSPSYLLDKIDNNLAHKDSSCSSPLSAVINPCHFHQDYAFNIDSIPCETLMEEGSVSSPKLKDFSAMMTGSRKSDNEMKISHRAGTSSGIAPSGSGSTSAGAYCTFCRKMFSRTWSLQRHLADTHFYVPQSLTCDQCGRNYKSRNSLISHKSQYHARKERETTY
- the LOC123264978 gene encoding broad-complex core protein isoforms 1/2/3/4/5 isoform X4; this translates as MVDTQHFCLRWNNYQSSITSAFENLRDDEDFVDVTLACDGKSLKAHRVVLSACSPYFRELLKSTPCKHPVIVLQDVAFSDLHALVEFIYHGEVNVHQRSLSSFLKTAEVLRVSGLTQQADSTERDELSQVRALAARTNHVPPHDKLSDEGFPRGGSPPTPHTPTPTTVQQLLRRAQIRRNERRTPDEHDDSIKRSRVPSPPLNNNDATPTDFSMVKNHLSAKVEGNGLHDENSRIEDNIKCEPLELTGGNGGTGGHNEDSSDSGAAASDRPPASASSNEHDHEPEHPSTPNYLPDSKLFTSTPGSFNFSMAALTTDHNPLSGLSHGLQTPDLAGTSQGTGNGMHPTSTLPTNIYRMPPPTAGGINEPQECPYCRRTFSCYYSLKRHFQDKHEQSDTLYVCEFCNRRYRTKNSLTTHKSLQHRGSSGMLKRLLKTSAMKSVLAAQHHPPIQQQLPQ
- the LOC123264978 gene encoding broad-complex core protein isoforms 1/2/3/4/5 isoform X5 translates to MVDTQHFCLRWNNYQSSITSAFENLRDDEDFVDVTLACDGKSLKAHRVVLSACSPYFRELLKSTPCKHPVIVLQDVAFSDLHALVEFIYHGEVNVHQRSLSSFLKTAEVLRVSGLTQQADSTERDELSQVRALAARTNHVPPHDKLSDEGFPRGGSPPTPHTPTPTTVQQLLRRAQIRRNERRTPDEHDDSIKRSRVPSPPLNNNDATPTDFSMVKNHLSAKVEGNGLHDENSRIEDNIKCEPLELTGGNGGTGGHNEDSSDSGAAASDRPPASASSNEHDHEPEHPSTPNYLPDSKLFTSTPGSFNFSMAALTTDHNPLSGLSHGLQTPDLAGTSQGLLAGSSATDEFRCEPCNKNLTSLTRLKRHIQNVHTRPSKEPICNICKRVYSSLNSLRNHKSIYHRQHGKIEQQRKDEEHQHQQQQLQLQQQREREIQEKSYSHQQPQHQHSRMG